TGCTCGTCTTTCTACTTTCGCATAGCGGTACTAGTTACTAATTATCGGCGCAACTAAAAAAGATTCAGTAAGTAATTATTGACTGGATAAAAAAAGCTCATGAAGCCTAAACTATCGACTTTAATTGGTCTGACATTTTTATCGGCATTAATTCTAGCCCCTTTTGCCCTTAGTTCTATTTATATACCTGTTTTAAGAGCTAACAATTTTGATTTTCTTCAGTTTATTCAAGGCGAACTGTACAAACAAATTACTGGTTATATCTCACTGGCATTTGTTGTATTAGAAATGTTTTTGACTGCCAGAAAAAGATCGCGTAGTTGGAAATTCAAAGTGCCAATTCCTGGTTCGATGCAGCTATGGCGCAGCATACATATTTTTGCTGGCATTGGTTTGTTAGCAATAACTTTAATTCACACTTTTGGCGTTAATGGCTTAAATTTTAACGCGGTTTTCTTATGGGTATTTTTTGGTGTTACTCTATCAGCTTTAATAGGTGTAGTCGCGGAAACAGGAGTATTAGAATCACCTCGTAAATACTTTGGTTGGGGTTTGGTTAAAAGTAATTCGGGAATGTTAATTTCTAAAGGACCTCTAATTCGTAAAATGCGGCAATTCTGGCTATTAAGTCACATTTTTTTAGTTAATATATTTATTGTAATGCTCGCAATTCATATATTTTTAGCTTACTATTATCAATAAAATCAGGCTTTAGACTTTAGGTTTATTTTTGCTTGGCAAGAAGTAATATTAAAAGTTATACAATCAAAAATTATTTGTTTTAATATAAAGGTTTTAAACTTTAGTCATTAACTTTCGTTCGAGCTTTGAGGTATTCATTTAAAAAAGAATTGAGAAATTTTTTATAATGTCAAAAAAAAGTTTAATTGTTAGTGCGATTTCTGGCATATTAGCAATTTGTTTGCTTTTTTTTATCGGCGATCGCAATGAAGAAATTAATATTTCCTCAGTAAGTGGGTTGGCTGTTCTACACAATCTAACTAATGAGTCGATTGCTTACGAAATTGCTATGGATAACAATAAACCAACTTTAGTAGAGTTTTATGCTGATTGGTGTACCATCTGTCAGGGAATGGCTGCTACCGTAAGAGAACTACATCAGCAATATGGCGATCGCGTCAATTTTGTAATGCTCGATATCGACGATGCTAAATGGAAACGACAAGTAGAACAATATCGCGTAACAGGAGTTCCTCAATTTACTTTTTTAGACGAGGAAAAGCAAGTAACTACATCCCTGGTTGGTAAAGTTCCCAAAACTATTTTAAATAATTTTTTCGAGCAAATAAATTCTTAAATTATGGCTTTAAACGTTCGTCTATTAGAAAGCAGTTTTGCCAAAGTTAAACCCCAACAAATTGCTTTTTCCGCTAGCTTTTATCAAAAACTGTTTGCACATCATCCAGAACTAAAACCTTTGTTTAAAAATGCAGATGCAAAAGCTCAAGAAAGAAAACTAATTATTTCTCTGGCAATAATTGTCGAAAATTTGCATAATCCACAGGCATTATCTGCGGCTTTAAAAAGTTTGGGAGCCTACCATCGCGAAATAGGTACGCTGCGCGAACACTATCCCTTTGTCGGACAGGCACTAATAGAAACTTTTGCCGAATATTTAGGTAAAGAGTGGACATCGGAAATCCAACAGACTTGGCTCGATGCCTACAATCTTATTTGCGAAACTATGTTAGAAGGAGCAAAAAACCCCAATGTTTATTTAGGAGGAGAACTAACTTTTTATGAATGGCTCGATTTATACGGCGAATCTAGCTCTAGAGTTAGAGAAGCGATAGCGGATACGACTCACTTTAAATATCGCCATTCTAGAGCCGCTCGCGAGCTGCTGGGAAATTAATTATTAATTAGGAACGTTTAAAGCTCCGTGTTTTTTGAGCCACTGTGTTTGTGCGTCGGTCAAACCTTTAGCGTTAGTAAAAACTGCGTTACTAACATTACAATCAGTAAGCTCGACTCTATTCCAAATGGTATTTTCTAAATTGGCATCTTGCAAGTTAGCACCAGTAAAGTCAACTTGACTTAGGGTAGCACCCTCTAAGTTAGCAGCAAACAAAGATGCTTTACTAAAGTTAGTAAGCTCTAATTTTGTTCTTTCTAAGATTGCTTCTAATAATTCTGCCTGCTGGAAATTCACCGAGGTAAGATTGCAACCAGTAAGTTTGGCAGAAACTAAATTAGCCGCAGTAAAATCTGCGGAAACTAGAGAACTATGACTGAGATCGACTCGTTCTAAGTCTGCTTGTCGCCACAGCGTATGGGGTAAATTTGCCGCTATAGCGATCGCCTGATTCAGGTTAGCACCGCTAAAATTAGCTTGAGGAAGATTTGCCTGTGTTAAATTGGCTTTGGTAAAATTCGCACCGCTAAAGTTGGCAGCTTCTCCTTTTACCTGTCGTAAATCGGCTTCGTTTAGTTTTGCCAGAGGAGCTTCTAGACGATTTAGTTTGGCATCGAATAATTTAACT
This window of the Myxosarcina sp. GI1 genome carries:
- a CDS encoding globin family protein, with the translated sequence MALNVRLLESSFAKVKPQQIAFSASFYQKLFAHHPELKPLFKNADAKAQERKLIISLAIIVENLHNPQALSAALKSLGAYHREIGTLREHYPFVGQALIETFAEYLGKEWTSEIQQTWLDAYNLICETMLEGAKNPNVYLGGELTFYEWLDLYGESSSRVREAIADTTHFKYRHSRAARELLGN
- a CDS encoding thioredoxin domain-containing protein yields the protein MSKKSLIVSAISGILAICLLFFIGDRNEEINISSVSGLAVLHNLTNESIAYEIAMDNNKPTLVEFYADWCTICQGMAATVRELHQQYGDRVNFVMLDIDDAKWKRQVEQYRVTGVPQFTFLDEEKQVTTSLVGKVPKTILNNFFEQINS
- a CDS encoding pentapeptide repeat-containing protein, with the translated sequence MTLFTREQVLSQLQQGQSLVRAELSKLDLEEANIDRANFVEAYLRGANFARASCQQTDFTKAILRFAVLNDANLAGAKLNKAELNNAWLHGTNLKKSEAVGVKLFDAKLNRLEAPLAKLNEADLRQVKGEAANFSGANFTKANLTQANLPQANFSGANLNQAIAIAANLPHTLWRQADLERVDLSHSSLVSADFTAANLVSAKLTGCNLTSVNFQQAELLEAILERTKLELTNFSKASLFAANLEGATLSQVDFTGANLQDANLENTIWNRVELTDCNVSNAVFTNAKGLTDAQTQWLKKHGALNVPN